From one Musa acuminata AAA Group cultivar baxijiao chromosome BXJ2-6, Cavendish_Baxijiao_AAA, whole genome shotgun sequence genomic stretch:
- the LOC135614337 gene encoding F-box/kelch-repeat protein At1g22040-like, with product MGSFLSVPAAKSGEGVHCETSRGDANKKIRISSYFDDNPRLIPSLPDEVSIQILARLPRIHYLNVKLVSRRWMIAVMSGELFQLRRQLGVTEEWLYVMTKTGGDKYLWQALDPRSGKWQRLPPMPHVVDEEEPKRGLPGFWMWGVVGSSIKLADFIRGWLGRRDNLDQMPFCGCAVGVVNGCLYVLGGFSRASAINCVWRYDPCLNLWQEVSSMTSARAFCKTGILNDKLYVVGGVVRGRNGLIPLRTAEVFDPLTSLWTELPSMPFVKTQVLPTAFLADMLKPIATGLVSYRGRLCVPQSLYSWPFFFDIGGEIFDPETSSWVEMPHGMGDGWPARQAGTKLGTVVNGDLYALDPASCLDNGKIKKYDNQEDVWRVVIENVPVRYLTDSESPFLLAGLLGKLHVIMKDANHHIVILEADLQRRTGSNVSTSSTAPADSMTDNPVSLVEEEPEFWKVIDAKDSGVAELVSCQVLDI from the coding sequence ATGGGATCATTCTTGAGTGTGCCTGCTGCTAAGTCTGGTGAAGGCGTGCATTGTGAAACATCCCGTGGTGATGCAAACAAAAAGATAAGAATATCGTCGTATTTTGATGACAACCCGAGGCTGATCCCTAGTCTTCCAGATGAAGTCTCGATTCAAATCCTAGCGAGATTGCCGAGAATTCACTACTTGAATGTGAAGTTGGTTTCCCGGCGATGGATGATTGCTGTCATGAGCGGTGAGCTGtttcagctgagaagacaacttggGGTGACTGAAGAATGGTTATATGTAATGACGAAGACAGGAGGGGACAAGTACTTGTGGCAGGCATTGGACCCTCGTTCGGGAAAATGGCAACGGCTGCCGCCGATGCCCCATGTTGTGGATGAGGAAGAGCCAAAGAGGGGGTTGCCTGGATTTTGGATGTGGGGTGTGGTGGGCTCCAGCATCAAACTTGCTGATTTCATAAGAGGTTGGCTCGGGCGCAGGGATAACTTGGATCAGATGCCCTTTTGCGGATGTGCAGTTGGTGTTGTCAATGGCTGCCTCTATGTATTAGGTGGATTTTCTCGAGCCTCTGCCATCAATTGTGTTTGGCGGTATGACCCGTGTCTTAACTTGTGGCAGGAAGTGAGCTCTATGACCAGTGCTAGGGCTTTCTGTAAGACAGGCATATTAAACGACAAACTTTATGTTGTGGGGGGGGTCGTGAGGGGAAGAAATGGCTTAATTCCTTTACGGACTGCTGAAGTTTTTGATCCCCTAACAAGTCTTTGGACAGAGTTGCCAAGCATGCCTTTCGTGAAAACACAGGTGTTACCTACTGCTTTTTTAGCTGACATGCTGAAGCCTATTGCAACCGGATTGGTTTCATATAGGGGAAGGTTGTGTGTTCCACAGAGTTTATATTCTTGGCCCTTCTTTTTTGATATTGGAGGTGAAATTTTTGACCCAGAGACAAGTTCGTGGGTGGAAATGCCACATGGTATGGGTGATGGTTGGCCTGCTAGGCAAGCGGGAACAAAGTTGGGTACTGTAGTCAATGGAGATCTATATGCCTTGGATCCTGCTAGTTGTTTGGACAATGGCAAGATAAAGAAGTATGATAATCAGGAGGATGTTTGGAGAGTTGTTATAGAAAATGTACCAGTTCGTTATCTCACTGACTCTGAGTCTCCATTTCTGCTTGCTGGTTTACTTGGGAAGCTCCATGTTATCATGAAAGATGCCAATCATCATATTGTGATATTGGAAGCTGACTTACAGAGACGTACAGGCTCAAATGTTTCGACTTCATCAACTGCTCCAGCTGACTCTATGACTGACAACCCTGTTTCCTTGGTAGAGGAAGAGCCTGAATTTTGGAAGGTCATTGATGCTAAGGATTCTGGGGTAGCAGAGCTTGTAAGCTGTCAGGTccttgatatttga